GTGGTTTACACCCCGAAAATTTGGTCGCGACACATAGTAATTGTTCTCACTATATATTGGGTTTATTTAAAGGGTGTATATTTATCATATTTTAGAAAGATTCAATATGCAGCATTGTAAGCCATGAATTGCTCATCATTAAGGGTGATAAATTGAATCTCTCACAATGTCCTCATTTAGATTTTGAGAAAACTCAAATAAATGATGTACCTTAAAATATCACATATGCTCAAGTTTACATTAGACTGAACATTGCTTTTGCAACATGATTTAGGCTATAGTTAAATCTATGACTAAATTACTAGATTGTTGCCAAGAAGGTTTTGAGGTACTTAAAGAGAACAATGGATTATAtgctaatttatatatatatatatatatatatatatatatatatattcgaatgcAGACTTTGTTGGCTATCAAGATAATATGAAGTCGATAATAGGATACATTTTAATGTTAGTAGGAGGTGTAGTATCATGGAAAAGTGAGAAATAGAAATCTATATCATCCTCTACCatgtaagcaaagtttgtaatgtgctTTTCAACTGCTACTCATGTTATTTGGCTTTGAAACATCTAATGATTTGACCCTATTTAATTTTGTGAATAGACCCATATAGTTGTATTATGACAATAACTTTACGGTGTTATTTATCAACAAACAATAATAGAAGTCTTAAGGGGTCTAAGCATATGTTGATCAAGTTTTCCAATCGGAACCAGGGATCGGATTCCTAAACTTAAAATTGTTTATATCTTTTGCTTTTCTTTTACCCTTTACCAATGCGTTTTGGTTCTTATAGGAAGTCCATTATCAAATTCATGGAACATAACACTAATGGACTCTATCCAATTGTTTAATTGAGTCTTGCACATTTATGGGTCAATTTAGTGAGCTCTTTGTAAAGACAAACAAGAGATGAATTCAAGTTCATTTCCCATGATTTATTATGTAATTTAGTGAGATACCCATCGGTTTAGGAAGGAAAATTTGTTTTGTCTTCCCATTGCTTTATCATTCTTCCTCGAGCAAGTATTTTCTAAATAAGATGTTTGGATAGTTTACAAGGACCTAGATTCATCTTTATTCTCTTTCCTTTACTTTTTTCATGATTGTGGTTGCAAACAACTTATGGTTTCTCTTAAAAGAATGTGGGATGAATGAAATGACCATAGAGAACTCATAGATGAATGATTATCCAATGCTAGAAAAATTTGAAGTTGACAATCAATAGGgtttctgtgtgtgtgtgtgtgtgtgtgtttttttttttttttaaagaagttCTTTCGCAACTCTTCCATCATTTTTAAGAAGCCAAACATGTCTAAGCCAAATATGTCTAAAGCTTATTCATTATTGTTGCATCCATTTTCGTTTTGTTCAACTAAAAATGAATAaagacacaaacacacacacacacacacacacacacacacacacacacacacacacacacacacatatatatatatggatccTGTGACGGGGTAAGTTCCAAGTTCTGAATTTCGACAAGTAGGTTTCATATTTCAAAAAATGAGGAACTTGTACTTAAGGTAGATTTCAGGTTTCAGTGGAACTTGTAAGGAAACCGAAACCACTCACTTCTAGTGTCAACCTAGAGTAAAGGCGAAGGGCATCTAGTTATTAGCCTTAAAGATATTTCAATTTACAGGTAAAGAAAGCTTAACCATCTAGGCTCATTGGAACCATAAGCATATTTTCTAGTAACACATTGGGTTTTATAATACTTAAGGAAAGAGAATGACTAACAAAGGGGAGAAACACATTCCGTACTACTCTCTATGATATATAATTCATTTGCCACACTACTATATTAAATCTTTATCAGTAATGTTAAAAATACCAGTGACCATGAAAGGttctatgtatatacatatagttatcACCATGATTTTTGTGTTTAAGGCTTTATGGGATTTAATTGACTATTAAGAATTATTTCTAGACCAATATAAAGTGCTTACATACAAAATAGTTTTAATTAATATAGCATAAATGGGAGCATGTAAGTTTTTGATTAATTGATATAGCCTATTGAAAATTTTAATGTTCATCCTAACTATTCTAAGAAAATAACAATCGATATATTGAAATAGCGCATTCGAGTGTAATCGAGTTGAAAAACTGCAAGCAACAATCTAGCATTGTCTCTAAAAAGATAATAAAAAATCCTATGATGAAGCTCTAAAACCTTACTCAATTGGGTTTtaacttttcaagattttctttttaaGAGAAAACTATTCAAAATGCTAACTTTTAAGCTTTTTCATGAATTTtagaaaaacaaaataaaaataaaaatcggaattttaaaattaattttaaatttttatcAGAAAATAGGGACAAAGGGCTGGCCCTAGGGCCGTGTCTGAATATGGGTTGTAGTCTGGTCCACAAGTTGGGTTCGTGGACCCAAAAGTTTAAACAATGGAATCGGCTCACTGGAATGAAGCCCAATTCTGCCACCACAAACCCAAGTCTATGCCCACTTCAGTTAGAACCATCAAACCCAATTATGAAAATAGCCCCACAATTCAGTCCAAGCCCATCCAACTCAAACCCGAAATCCtaagaaaattaaataaaaacaaacgGGCCCGATTCTCAACAAACAAGTCAAGCCCAACCTCATTGAACCCACGCTGAGCCCGAATCCACAAAACTCATGCTCGCTTCCCTTTTTTTATCTAAATTTctcccttcctctctctctctctctcccttctctctctctctctctctctctctctctctctctctctctctctcgtcaTTACCCTTTTCTTTGTTATTTTTCTATATTCTTCTTCCCCGACTCTTCCTCTTGTCATCCCCTACGCTTGGCTTCCTATTTCCAGAACATCAACTTTTGTCCTACGCCTCACAACCAACCGACCACAACTTCAACCAATGATTCCTATGCTAAATTTCCGAAACATGAACACATATGGTTCATATTCAATCGTCATTAGGCCTCCCTTGCCGATTTCCTCTTCTCGTTGGACGGCCATTGTCGGCCGCAAAGCATGAAATATAAAAACAATGTAGACGGTGGCGGTGCCGGGGGGAAGCGAGACGACCGAATGACCAACGCCCCGGGAATGCAAATCACAAAAACGACACCCCAACAAAACGAATCAACTCGGGACACTCGATTTTGGCTAAAAATCAGAGGACGAAAACTTGATCTCACTTAAACATTTCGTTGAACAGGTGAAGAGCGCTCGAGAATCATGAGTTTTCCGACTCAACTGGGACCCAAACCCAAACCAAGACTCTCACCAAACAAACAATGAAACACACAACAACCAAAGGAGGGATGGATGAATTAACTCGCGCCCAAAATAAATATGTAAGTTTCTATATAATTAATGAATAATTAAACGGCTCATCAAAATTTAAGTGTTAACAAGAGGTTCACTAAGAACTCTACATATACCCTTTTTTTATATGGCCACTAAGCTATTGAGAATCATTCAAGTCAGGTGGTTGAATAGCATGAATCTTACTGATGAGAAATTTATCAAATATCTATTGTGTCATATTCATTACGATGATAGATAACAATGAGTTGGCCTTTCCTCTCAATAATTGCATTAACTTTTTGCTTATCCCCACCGGCAATCTAATTTTAACCGTGTGTCCTCTTCATTGTTGATGATGGACGATCATGACTTCTTGTCGCTATGGCAAAACatggtttttgtttttgtttttgtttttgtttttgttttttactCAAAAATTAGGATTTAACTACTAGCGTTAGATATTTTATAATAGGCTTGATTGGAGAACTCAATTGCATTTGTTCCATTTTACTAATTTTTTTCCAATATAAAAATAGAGCAGAAATTTGTTTGCGTATTTTAGTTAATTTTTTCTATTCCCTAGAGTCGATCGGCAGCTAGAAAATAATTTTGGAATAGAAATAGGAATTAAAATAAAAATGTATTCGTTTGTTCCAAATAGGGGTGAGCATAGGTTCCACTTGGAACTTACTTGTTGAAACATGTTCAATAATTTTTGGAATGTGGGAACTTACCTGCATGTCCAAGGATTTGGAACCTACTTGTCAAAGGTTTTTAAGGTCTACCCAACTAACACATGTGCTATTAATTGAATGATTGCAGTAAATCATCATTTATAATGACCAACATTTGCTACAATCTACATATCATAACTCGTATTTAGATACACGAAGATAATGAaatattattaaagtaaaagtcTCAATTATGGATATTATTAGAAATGGAAGGTCAGACTAGTGGTTTCACATGATACACTGGTCATTGGATGTCATAAAATACCATGGGTCACGTGAAGTCATATAACAAGCAAAAAAGAAAGACTTGTTCTAGATTCCAAGTTCCCCCGGGAACCTTGACATTTTCGTTGGAACACGTACTCCAATTTTGGAACTTAGAACCCGCCCTATATATCCTAGAACTTGGAATTTTAGTGGTTCCTACTGGTTCGATTCTTAGGTTCCCGATTCTACCTTGGAACTATGCTCACCCCTATTCTCAAGAAAAAAAGAGAAACAAAGTCATTTTAAAGAAACAGGCTCCGTGTAATCTAATGTTGAGACCCATATCTAGATTGAGTGAGTCCCCATTTTTCtaaataagataataataaatTCAAAACTTAGgaaaaatattataaattaaatttaaaGTAGTTTTACTAGATTTTGGTGTTAATTCTAGATTAAAATTAGTTTagcataaaaaaaatgaaaaatcttaGATGAAAGTTTGGATTCAAAAATTAAAAAAGCTCTTAGCGGTTTACCATATGGGCATTGAATGTTGTTTTCCTTTAGAGATAATGCTAGGTCACAATAGGTTGGTGGCTCTACTGAGAGAAGATGTCATCTTTCCTTAAGATTCTATTAGAGACATCCTTTAAGATCCTCTATAATTctgttttaataataaataaaaaaaattagatgACTCCGTACAAGCCTTTTGCTTTACCATTTGTCTTTGTTCATAGCAGTCAAATAAGTCTGTATTCCATGTATTTCTGAAATCACTTGCTTCAAGGTTTGATGAGTTTGTGCAAATAAGTGCACCAACTTTAGGATCCCTCCCACCCTAATTGTTTCATCCTCGCCCATTCCACTAGGCAATGTTTGTTCTTCTTCTTGCAACTAAAAAAAGCTTAAAAGGTCCATGTACCTATTTATAGTAATCCCCCATAATTTATTGCTAATCTCCTCATATTGTGAGTTATAAATCAGTGAGACTCTCTGCTACCATTTCTAGCCCTTTATCTTTAACCATCTATTATCTTGAATTTTTAAAGGCCAAGCTAGAAAATTTTGATTAGTTAAATCCTTACAAAAGTCCAGTTTTATCTTAACATGAATGTTAAACTGTTTAGAAACATTCAAGGCAGGTGGTTGATTATCACGAATTGATGAGAAATTTATCTAATGCCAAATGTGTGTCCTCTTCATGATGATGATTCGTGACCATGCATTGGCTCTTTTTTTTCCATAATTGCGTTAATTTTTTCTTATACCACACGCAACACATGGTCATTACTAAAAACTAAGCAAGTCATAAGTGATAAGTAGGTAAGACTTTGCACAAGAGTTGCAATAAGTCAACTCCACACGGGGGGAAGCATCGGAGTGAGAGAATACTCTTTAAGGACTCCATAGCCTTGGCCGATGCCAAGTTTGTCGTCATACTTAGCATTCATCAATGCATGGACCTTTCATAGGGACCAAAAGTTGTGGGATGACCTGAGGAGTCTTAAATCTGAAAGATTTGAAAATGAAGATAACGGACAACACAAGTATTTGCCATTTGGGCTTGGGAGGCGAGCCGTTCCTGGAGCAAACATGGCTCAACGAGTGATCATAATAGCATTGGGATCGTTGGAATGGAAAAGAATAAGTGAGGAATTGGTGGACATGATAGAAGGAGAAGGAATTAATATGCCTAAGGTGGTACCATTGGAAGCCATGTGCAAACCACGTAAAATCATGGCGAGGATTGCTGAGCATTGAGTGGGAACCATGATATTGCTCACGTATTATGTGGATTGTGTTTGCAGAACAGAAAAATGCAGAACTTTCATTGTGGCATAAAGTCTTTAATGATATGTCAAAGTCTTAATGACAGGTTCGGTTCTCTATTGATCTAAATGATACCCTGTGTTGCTTCGTCCAGAAATGTCAATTTTGCTACAACATAGTAAGTACTGTATATTTTGTCGTACCAAGTTATGATGATCGAAAATTCTAAAAGAAACTTTAAAAACTAAAGGTGTGTTTTTTTGGGAGGAAAATCATATCAAAAAAGAAAAAGCTTTTTGGGAAATCAATTTCCAAGAAAATGCTTATCCTTTTTCAGGTTAAGAAATTCATCCTCAAGTataaatattttaatcaaatacTGTAAAGTTTGGAAAACTAATTTGGGGAAAATTCTTTCATTTAAATAAATACACTCTATAGCATGCAAATGGAAGTATCTAATTGATATCAATGTGACTTGTGAAAACCACGATAATAAGTTTGACAGCGGAAATGGGATAAGAAAATGCGTGTGGTGATTCTCAGTTAAATGATTTATGAGGTAATGTATGTTTTCGTTGATGATTTTGAGCAATAGTTCGTCGAAAAATGTTTTGTGCGTTTGATGTGCTTGGTGCTATAGGACGACTAGTGTCCGCATCAGCGAATTTTGATCAAAATTGGTCAAATTGACTCAATTGACAAAAaagtgaaaaagtttagaattcaaTTGACAAAATTGAAAAGTTTAGGATTGAATTGGCAAACATACAATAGATTTATAACTTTTGGACAATTCTCTTAATATGTTGATACCCATGAATGCTTTGGATAAGACAGAGTTGAGCTATCTTGCAAAAATCACGCAAGAAGGGTACTGTTTATTAGGCATATATTGCAAGTGTGTTAGATAAAATAAAGTAAGTATATTATAATCTATGTCATAAAAAAAAAAGTCCAATTTGTCATTTGAGCAAATGAAAAGAGTACATTGAACATTTATCAATAGTTTAGGAACTacattaaaataaaattaaagaattacATTGTACAGTTTAAAATATTTAAAGGATGACATTATATTTTGAATCAAAATCCAAGTACCATTCATACTTATATAGCCCTAGTAGAAAAAAAAAGGGGTAAAGATAGAAGTTTCTATCCTATCACCGAAAAGCAAAGTGGAATTGATGCTTTCTCGATGAAGCAAAGGACATGAGAAGCAACAGCTCGATGCACATACTTCTAAAATTTAGAATTTCCATATTTTGTGTCTTCAGAAAAGATGAAACTACATAGAGTAATATTAGACTACACCGCTAACTAAACATATTTCAATGAAATAATTTATTTATCTCGATAAAAAAACACACTTTTTATTATTTTGGATTTCGTGCTATTATACAGGTGTTGTTTCCTATTTATGATAATAACAAATATAATTAAACATTTTGCAAATGGTCTGATTCCCTTAGCTAAAAGGAGGCATTAATGAAATGTACGGGGTGCTTATAAGATAACTAAATATTCAGATTCTTCTCAATTATATTCTGTGGTAAGGAGGAAGTAGCAGTAAAAGTAGTTAGGAGTATGCAAAGAAATCGAGAACTGCTTGGATGTTCAGAACCAGAATGAACCCGTCTAGATTCAATGGTTCTCATGGAAATTGATCTAGTTCTTGGTTCTAATTTATGGGAACCCGGTAGTACCTAATCCGATTCCTTGTTCTAAGTGTGAAGCTACCTACCTGCGCATCTAAATCGGAccggaatatttatatatataagaaaaactcGATTCACTTTAAGCGAAATGAAAGTCGAAGAAACAAAACGGTCGTCCTTACAATATCCCAGTTCTTCCTTGCTCTGGTAATATTATCTCTATTCCAGTCACTTCAAAGCAAATCCCCCATCAATGCCTCGCCATTCCCCTTTCCAGCCCTTGCCCTCTCCTTGGAGTCGCAAGAAACATCATAATTGCAACAAACAGAAGGCATAATTTACTTCCAACCTTCAAACCCACTTTATCTCTCACTCAACTCCAACACGACCCACCGAGATGCTTTCTTCCATGAGCGACGGGAATTAGACCGACCAATTTTCTAATTTGTCCAGGGAAGTTTGGTGGGAGCGCTTTCATGGACCACTCGGGAATCAGACCGAACTAGTGTTCAAATTCCGCGTGGATTTATGAAACAAATGGgtgattttttattttaattttttagaACCGGTTCTTAGCAAGTGATTCAGAATTTCCTGCCCACTCAATCATGCTCATCTCTAGAAGAAATAGTagagcaatagcagcagcagcaataGTAATTAATGAAGACAATGGATATTTAAACACTATTCACTACAATATGCTTTTCAGAAGGAGCTGTAGATAACAAAAGGCAACCGGTAATCAAACGTGATTCACTAAGATATGCTTTCGTTGATTCAATAAGAACCCAATGTTAAGAAATATTAAATGCAGAACTTCATTTAACGGTCTCATAATTTTTTAAAAAGTCACATTTTAAGTTTCCTTTTCAAAAAAGAAAGGAATCTTAGCATAATGTTCGTGTAAAAAattactatgtaaaataaaataaaagactaACTCTGTAATCTTGCCCATAGAGTGTCAAGAGCTTTGGAATTCCCCAACATTTTTCTATATTCTGAATCTACCAAAATCCAAGAAATAAGAAGCCCTATCAACTCTTGACTCTCAACTAAGTTGACAAATCAAGTTTTTCACATAAAAGATTTCCTTGAGTTAAGGGGATAAATAGATTCACTCAATTGTAAATCATTTGTTACCATGTATCATGCACTAACAGTACAAAATTATACATCCATATATAACTAAAATGTAACGTTTGAAAGGACCCAGTAAATAAAATTATCTTATCAATGGAGATgtcatttcaaaatgaaaatgagaGGTTGGCTGACGTAAATGATTCGATCTGCAAGATTCAACAACTCTTTAAATGAACTTTTATATAGCTACTAAACTATTGAGAAAATATTCAGGGTCTTTATGGATTAAGAATTTATCTAATGTCAACTGTGTGTCCACTTATGGTGATGCCCATCATTTGGCTTTTCTCTCAAAACTTGCATTTATTCTATTGTGACATTTTTAATAGTTGCTAAATCAAATAATACAAATTTACCGATAAGCATAGTAGTAGTAATAGTAGAAGTAGTGGTAGTGGTAATATTAGATAACAAAGACAATGGATAATCAAACATTATTCACTGCAATATGCTTTCTTGTAGTAGTAGATAACAAAAGCAATCGGTAATCAAACCGAGTTCAATAAGATATCCTTTCTTTGATTCATTAACAACCAAATTTTAAGAAAGTAAAATGCAGAAATTCATTTAACAGTCtcataaagattataaaaaaaagtcACATTTTAAGCTTCCTTTTCTAATAAGAAAGAAATCTCTACATGATGTCCGTTTAGAAattactatgtaaaataaaataaaagaatagCTCAAGAATCTTGCCCATGGAACCAAAAAACCAAGAAATAAGAAGCCCTATCAACTCTTGACTCTCAACTAACTTGATAATTCAAGTTTTCCACATAAAAAATTATTTGAAATAAAGGATAAAATGTCCACTCAATTGAAAATCGTTTGTTACAATATGTTATGCACTAGCCATCGTCGCAGTGGCCATCTTTTCAACTTGGAAGGGGGGAGGTGGGGGGTTCAAATTCCCACCTTCTCAAGGGGATTGGGGTGGGGACGATTTCATTTTAGGTGTGGGTTTTGACTCCCACGTCCTGCAAGGAGGTAGGGCAAAAAGTCTGAGCGTGAGTGTTAGAGTAAGATTAAAGTaggaccgaaaaaaaaaaaaaaactgtcatCGCTACCCAACCCTCGAGCGTCATAAGCAGAAAGGTCGAGTTTAGAGATACTTAACCATGGGAAGGTACATGTTCCAAAAGATGTCATCACTTCATCATTTGGGATTGACCATGTGAGTTCCATTGATCACGGTCATGAGCTCTTCCAAGCTCATACCTCGCATGACAGTGGAATGTATCATGATTCATATCTACATGAACGATACACCTTGAAATTGAGATCGGATATGAATATCGAACTTAGGGGTATCATACCATAGTAACTTTCCCAATAGTACTCATTCATATGGATGACATTACTTCATCCTTTAATATTTCCACATTGGGTATGCTAAACTATGGTGAGTCTCGTCGAGACCCATACCCCTCACAATGGTTTATTTATTATCTATGAGTTGTTTTAAGACAACTTAGATAAATGTCAAGAGTCACTGCTAGCCTCATTTTTGGGGATTGACTAGAAAACCTAATTGAGGGTCTAGAGTAATCATTTGATTTCTACGCAACTAGAGATTCTATGGTTCAAGGATTTGGTTATGCTAACATTTCTATTTGTGCCCTTTCGATAACCAATGGTTTGTCTTGTTTTCTAAGGTGTCCATACATGTCTTTCTACTTTTTAATTCCAATAAAACTAACTAGGCGATCATGCGTGGATGGTCAATTTCATATAATTCTAATTCTATCAAATAAAGAAAAACAAACAATTGAAATTTAAAGACAGTGTGACAAGTAAACACTCAAGAAAACAGTTTAAGGAAAGCGGTAAATCTAATATGAAATCTTAATGAAAATTAAATCAAAGAAGGGAACTCACAACTCGTTGAGCACTCATACAACACAAGACAACCCGAAACAAATATCGAGGAATCAAATTGATGCAAAGAACAAGGTTGGATTAGACATTGACCATTCATCGTCTTCACGTCTTGAGGAGCCACTTCCTCCATGGATCTATCCAAATCATAATCTAAAACTAAGACTAGGTACATACAATGGGAAAGAAACAATCAACATTACAAAAACAATAACaatgaccaatatatatatatatatatatatatatatatatatatatatatatatatatatatagttagggaACTCGAAAATTATGCATAATTGGTCAAATTTGACCTTGGGTTGGCCTTTATGATCCATGCAATGATCCCTTTAGGACACCTACCCctattctttttttcttttttttttaatggcTTAGAACAATTAGCCACTGTTTGTGTGCTCGCATGGCAACCAATGTACAAAATCACATACATAGTAGAAAGTAAACACACATGCAAGCCTTAGGCCTTGATTCTCAATCAATCAGACAATTTTAGTGACCAAACACTAGATCGCTTATTCAGTCAACAGGTGTTAAATACAATCATAGGTGTTTGATGAAAGCAGCACACATCAAAAGCTAATGATTCGAGTGATGCCCAAAAATTATTTAAAGAACAATAAATAGTGAATTGTAAGAAAAATTTGTAAGTGGCACGACAAAATTGTATCACGATTATGGAACACATTTAATCATCAAGGCTAACTCGGGTGAATCCTATGCACATTGATCGAGCTTCGCGGATGCCTTAAATATGTTCCAAACCTTAGACGATATTAATGCCATGCTAATATGCGATTTGGAAATTTGGAACATAAAGAAcgatatgaaaattttaaaatttttgtgcaTGAGCATCAATTGAACAAAAACCAAGTTCAAATCAACAAGAACATGAAATTTCAAATAATCTCATGACATTCGAAAGGTCTAAAAAGCATGGTAACGTACTTTTTATTTTTCGAGAATTTTTGTGTGCGAAGTTCAGAAGGTAAGGATAAAACTTGTGAAGAAATGTGAATTCAATTTAGCGTGCAAGATGTCCTAAAAAAATTTAGAAGAAAATTACAGTGGAGAATTACAACAAAAAATCATTGAACATGGTAAATAAGATTGAAGCAAGTGAAAATGAACCCATGGATAATTGGCTCCAAGAAAATTACACAACATCAAAAACATCATGATGAACAATTTTCATGAAAAGAGTTTTCTAAGGTGAgctatgtagaaatttataaaaaTTCAAGAACACATAACATCACATCAGAAATGTAACCAAATAACAAGTTATCCGCAAATCAATAATAATTTGACCTAGTAAATAAAGTCTAAAATTTTACCACAATGTAAGAAGATAAAGAAAAACAAACTAAAACAAACTTTATTAAGGACCAGACCTCAGAATGCTTAATGAGAAAATCATAACAAAAATAACAAGAGGTCTGACTGACAAAAGCAAAAAGGGTTTCCAAATTTCATTCAAAGTAGATTTCTAGGCaaacttaacaaaaaaaaaaaaatggtcaaATGACATGCAAAAAGCAAAATTAATGTCATCGGAAAGATTGAGATGTATCCTAAGACTTTCTAAGAGACGTCGAATCCGATTAGGGTCAAATTCATGGTCAAATAGCAACAATCACAAAAGCGTGCAAATCGTCAATGCGCAAATCAGAAAATTGATGCATGATTATTGGATTATGAGGCCACCTAAACAATGCATAACAAATGTGAAATTCACACACAACATACGGTTGAATGCAACAAAGTTTGGTTAATACATTTAACCCTAAATCGAAGTGCCAAAAGTCACGTGGATCCATTAACATCAAAAGGTGACTTATGATTAAGGATGACATGCAAGACAATTTCAGTTAGGACTTACTAACT
This genomic window from Rutidosis leptorrhynchoides isolate AG116_Rl617_1_P2 unplaced genomic scaffold, CSIRO_AGI_Rlap_v1 contig27, whole genome shotgun sequence contains:
- the LOC139882433 gene encoding (+)-piperitol/(+)-sesamin synthase CYP81Q2-like → MPSLSSYLAFINAWTFHRDQKLWDDLRSLKSERFENEDNGQHKYLPFGLGRRAVPGANMAQRVIIIALGSLEWKRISEELVDMIEGEGINMPKVVPLEAMCKPRKIMARIAEH